GCTCCAGAATGGTCGCATAGGCCTTGGCCAGGTCCCGGACCAGTGCCGGGTCAGGATCCAGCAGCTCGCCCTGGGGGCCGCGTGCCAGCTTGAGGAAGGTATAGGGGCCGATCAGCACCGGCTTGGCGGCGATGCCCTGCTCGCGCGCCTCCTGGAACTCCTTGAAGGGCTTGTCTCCTTCAAGGGCGATTTTGGTGTTCTGATCGATCTCGGGAACCAGGTAGTGGTAATTGGTGGTGAACCACTTCTTCATGGGCAGGGCGGTCACGTCACCCTGCTCCCCCTGGTAGCCGCGGCCCATGGCGAAGAGGGTGTCTTCGGGGCCCAGGCCCAGCTTCCGATAGCGCTCCGGCACGACGCCTAGGAGGATGGAAGAATCCAGGACCTGGTCGTAGTAGCTGAAATCATTGACGGGAATCAGGTCGACGCCGGCCTTCTGCTGAAGCTGCCAGTGCCTGGACCGCAGGTCGGCGGCCGTGCGCCGGACCTCCTCCAGATTCCGTTCGCCCTTCCAGTAGCCCTCGATGGCCCTCTTGAGTTCACGATGCGCACCGATGCGCGGGAACCCGGACACGGATGTAATCGCTGCCATGAAACCTCCCAGTTTCGTCCTGATGTCTTCGGTCAGCCTATCAGCGGTGGGGTGAGGCGGGTAATTGGTGCAAATAAGGTGTCGCCATAACCTGAATCGATAACGACATAACCGCAGCCACGGGATTACCGGTCGCTAAGACTGCCTATAGAGGATTTCCACGGCTTGTTCTTCCGTTCAGTCTTCAAGATCCTGGGGCCCAAGAATACCAAGCAAACGGGCCTGGTGGGTTCCCCAGTCGGTCAATGGCCGCTCAGACCCCAGCACGACCATAGTGGCCGGAGGGAGTCCTAGATTGAGCAGGTCCAAAAGGTCGGGGTCGGAGTTGTCCTCGGCCAGCCACTGTGAGCAGATAGACATGGTGGGCTCATGACCCAGGATGAGGACCCGGCGGTCACGGTCCTCGGTCTGCGCCAACTGGTCGAAGACCGCCTGCATGCCGGATTCATAGAGGGATTCCCGGTAATCGACCCGCGGCCCGTCCCCCAAGGGCTTGAGCATGCCGTCCAGGGTCTGACGGGCCCGAGGTGCGCCCGAGCAGATGATGCGGTCAGGCACCAGGCCCAAAGCGGTCAAGCCACGGCCCATGATTCGAGCCTGTCTCTGGCCACGGTCGGTCAGCTGGCGGCTGCGATCGCCCTGCGACCCCTGGCGTTCGGTCTTGGCGTGACGCATGAGCATGAGGGTTCGGCTGCACCGCCGCAGATCCTCAACCTTCAGACCCTTTCGCAAACCCATGCATACTTCCTTTCCCGACGATCTCATCAGTCGCCATTTCCATTATGGCAGAGCCCGGAGGATACGCCGGTCATGTGTAATCAGTCTTCCTGACCCTCCCCGCCCCGCAGGGTGCGCACCTGGTGGTCAAGGTCGCGCAACACCTTGCGCAGCTTGCGATCGGAGACCCGGCGCAGCTCCAGATCTTCGAGATCCTCCAGGTCCTCCATGTCGCGCTTCTGACCGGAGCCGCTGCTCGTGGCAGGCCGCCGTCCCTGATCCACGTCGGTCTTGTAGTCCTTGGTGGCCCGGACATGCTTGCGCAGAGCCTCCTGGCCGGGAGCCATGGCCCTGCTGATCAAGAGGAAGCCGGTGTGCCCGATCATCTCATGCTCGGGGCGGACCGCCAGGCCGTCGGCCTTCCAGGAGCGTTCCAGGCTCTCCATGATCTCAGGCTCGGTCCATCGGCCATCGGCGCGCAGGGCCTCGGCCAGTCGGCTGAGTTGGGTGGTGGTGGTCACGTAGGCGGTCAGCACGCCGCCGGGGGCCATGACCCGATAGGCCTGCCCCAGACGGTTCCAGGGGTCGAGCATGTCCAGAACAATACGGTCAAATCCATCCTCGGGCAGGTCGGCCGCAACGGTGTCAAAGTCGCCGGTACGCAGGTCCCACTGGGCAGGGCGCTGCCCAAAGAAGACCGTCGCGTTGCCCATGGCCACCCGGGCGAACTCCTCCCGCCGCTCGATACT
The window above is part of the Bifidobacterium asteroides DSM 20089 genome. Proteins encoded here:
- a CDS encoding tRNA (adenine-N1)-methyltransferase, which translates into the protein MSLIRGPLSVGERVQLTDRRGRKLTVMLEPGGLTQTDHGLLPHEAMIGLPEGSVVVTISADKWRQMRHNQDAGTDTETTDRAKPWKSSRSIGGWAFTVMRPRLEDYILSMPRGAQIMYPKDVARVILLGDIRPGMRVLESGAGSGAMSLGILDAVGTEGKLTSIERREEFARVAMGNATVFFGQRPAQWDLRTGDFDTVAADLPEDGFDRIVLDMLDPWNRLGQAYRVMAPGGVLTAYVTTTTQLSRLAEALRADGRWTEPEIMESLERSWKADGLAVRPEHEMIGHTGFLLISRAMAPGQEALRKHVRATKDYKTDVDQGRRPATSSGSGQKRDMEDLEDLEDLELRRVSDRKLRKVLRDLDHQVRTLRGGEGQED
- a CDS encoding SixA phosphatase family protein, translated to MGLRKGLKVEDLRRCSRTLMLMRHAKTERQGSQGDRSRQLTDRGQRQARIMGRGLTALGLVPDRIICSGAPRARQTLDGMLKPLGDGPRVDYRESLYESGMQAVFDQLAQTEDRDRRVLILGHEPTMSICSQWLAEDNSDPDLLDLLNLGLPPATMVVLGSERPLTDWGTHQARLLGILGPQDLED